A single Alcanivorax borkumensis SK2 DNA region contains:
- the pilH gene encoding twitching motility response regulator PilH has protein sequence MARILIVDDSPTETYKLREILERHGHEVIEAANGADGVATARSELPELVLMDVVMPGLNGFQATRQLTKGADTAHIPIVIVTTKDQETDRVWGKRQGARDYLTKPVDEDVLLQTVNRMLDDA, from the coding sequence ATGGCACGTATTCTGATTGTGGATGACTCGCCCACTGAAACTTACAAGTTGCGCGAGATTCTAGAAAGACATGGCCACGAGGTGATCGAGGCCGCCAACGGCGCTGATGGCGTTGCCACCGCGCGCTCCGAACTCCCCGAGCTGGTCTTGATGGATGTGGTAATGCCTGGCCTTAACGGTTTCCAAGCCACCCGACAACTCACTAAAGGCGCCGATACTGCCCATATCCCCATTGTTATCGTCACCACCAAAGATCAGGAAACGGACCGTGTCTGGGGGAAACGCCAAGGCGCTCGGGATTACCTGACCAAGCCGGTGGACGAAGACGTGCTCCTACAAACGGTCAACCGCATGCTGGACGACGCCTGA
- the pilG gene encoding twitching motility response regulator PilG codes for MTDNFQDLKVMVIDDSKTIRRTAETLLKKAGCEVITATDGFDALAKIADSKPHIIFVDIMMPRLDGYQTCALIKNNSAFKATPVIMLSSKDGLFDKAKGRIVGSDEYLTKPFSKDELLGAIRQHING; via the coding sequence ATGACTGACAATTTCCAAGACCTCAAGGTAATGGTAATCGACGATTCCAAGACGATTCGTCGTACCGCCGAGACTTTGTTAAAGAAAGCAGGCTGTGAAGTAATCACGGCCACCGATGGCTTCGATGCCTTGGCCAAAATCGCCGACAGCAAGCCCCATATCATTTTCGTCGATATCATGATGCCGCGTCTCGATGGTTATCAGACCTGCGCGCTGATCAAAAATAATAGCGCCTTCAAGGCAACCCCGGTGATCATGCTGTCGTCCAAAGATGGCCTGTTTGACAAGGCCAAGGGACGCATCGTTGGTTCCGATGAGTACCTGACCAAGCCGTTTTCCAAAGACGAGCTTTTGGGTGCCATTCGTCAGCATATCAATGGTTAA